CATCAGGCCGCCAGTGTATTATCGGAGCGCTGGCAAAAGTCCGCAAAGGCGCCTCTCTTTGCTTTGAAGCGGGTTCTATCGGCTGCGCCGGCGGCAAAAGATACGCCGGATTTACAACGGACCTCGCGCCGAACTTTGAGTATTTCCTGTCATGCGGTATTCCGGACAGGCTTGAAGGCGAGCGCTATAAAAAATCGCCCGAACTGGTCAAAGAGATGCTCGGGGCAGCTTCAAAGTTCACAGCTCCGGCCAAATATATAGTTTTTAAGCGGTTTGACTTTCTGGAGGAATCGGACTCTCCGGACGCGGTCGTCTTCTTCGCGACGCCTGATGTCCTGTCGGGTCTTTTTACTCTCGCGAACTACGATGAAGCGGAACCGAACGGGGTTTTCTGTCCTTTTTGCGCCGGCTGCGGCTCTATTATCCAATACCCCTATCTCGAAAAAGCTTCCGCCCGTCCAAGGGGGGTCATCGGGATGTTCGACGTGTCGGCCAGACCGTATGTACCGAAAGAAACGCTTACGTTCGCGGCGCCGATGAGTAAATTCCTCCGTATGGCCGCTAATATGGAAGAAAGTTTTCTGATAACCCGATCCTGGGATAAAGTGAGAAACAGGCTCGGATAGCCATTTGTAAACCATCGGCCCCGCACCCACAGTCTGCTTGCCAATAAAAAAAGCGCCCCCGCAGTGGGGCGCTTTTTTTGTCAAAGCGGAGCTATTGCCCGTCGTTCACGTAAATGGAACCGCTCAGGCGGCCTCTGCCGTTTAGATAGACGAAGCTGCCGCTGGGCCAGCCGCTGACATTGATGCTGCCGCTCATATTAGCGGAGCCGACATATTTGCCGTCCTGGTAAAACTGCGCGGAAACGTTGGGCCACACGGTTTGGAACACATACTGGTTCGGGTGTATCCACATGGAGGCCGGCACGGTAATGTACGCCTGATTGGACCGGATCTTGCCGGAGGCGTCGCTGAAGGCGGCCGAGCCGGTGAGATTGACGGTGGTATAGCCGCCGTTTTGCGGCACAAAGCCGTTGCCGGTCAGGTTTACGTCGCCGGAAACCTGTACGTACTGGCTGGTTTTCGTCTTGGAGGGCTGAGCGGCGGGGGCTGATTTGTCGGCCTGCACGGCCAGTGCGAACGTGACTACGGCGGCCACGGCGGTTTTTGAATATTGCGTGGTGTCAAAGCTGCCGTTTATTCCGGTCTTGTTTATACTAAGGTTCAGGCCGTAGGAATTAACGTTGAAGGAGAACTCGTCGAAGCTTTTGTACATGGTCAGATTGAGGTATTTGGTCTGGCCGTTTTCAGTCACGTTGCCTGAAATATTATAGTTTCCCCCCCATTCATCCATACTAAGGAACATGCCCGAGCCGCTCAGCTGGTAGTTTGTATTACCGCTTTTGCGTACCGTGGCCCATTGGTAATTATTGTCCACTCTGCAGTTCACGTCGAACTGGCTATCAAAAACTTTGCGGACCGTGACGTCTATTCTCGCCATATAATCCTGCGCTTCCACCTCTTTCATGGAAACATTATTATTGATGTTCATCCAGAGGTTTGTGTATGCCCTGGTCTGCTCGGTTTTTACCGCCGGCTCCGCTTTTTGCGCAACAGGCGCAGGTACGCTTATTTCCTGTTGTTTAATGTCGGAAGCCTTAAGGGAAACAAGATCCAAAGCATAGGCGTTGGGAGCTATAGTAACGGCAAGTATCAGATATAGTATATTTTTCATTATTCACCCCTTAACTTTGCAGAGTCTGTACTTATTAGTATAGCTTACATGAATAGCTTTTTTAAGGGTCCAAAGCCCCCCCGGAGTATGGGTCTAAAGGCCTATACGGCAGCGGATAGGGGCTAGCGGTTAGGGGATTAGGGGATGAATAAGGGACTCCTTCCCTAACCGCTAACCTCTCTCCTCTATTCTCTGGAATTTTAACTCGCCGTCCATTAAATTATACAATCGTATTGTGAAAACATTGGAAATATTGCTGATAGCATTGGGGCTTTCCATGGACGCTTTTGCGGTGGCGGTGGCAAGCGGGGCCGCTATGAAAAAACTGCATCTGCCCAATGCCGTTAAAATGGGGCTTTTTTTCGGCGGCTTTCAGGCGCTGATGCCGGCGCTTGGCTGGCTTGCGGGCCTGCGGCTGAAAAATTTTATTTCAGGTTTTGACCATTGGCTGGCCTTCGGCCTGCTTGGTTTTATAGGCGGGAAAATGATCCATGAGTCTTTCAAAATGAAAGAAGAGCAAACCTGCGGGAGCAAATCCTCCCCCTTTGATACGGGAACCCTTACCCTGCTTTCGATTGCCACCAGTATTGACGCTCTGGCCGTGGGTATCACATTTTCCATGCTGACGGTTTCTATAGCCGGCCCCGCGCTTATAATAGGACTGGTGACGTTCGCTCTTTCTGTTCTTGGCGTGGCGCTGGGCTCAAAAACGGGGCACTTTTTTGAAAACCGGATGGAGGCTCTTGGCGGGCTTATACTGATAGCCATAGGCCTTAAGATCCTGTTTGAACACCTGGGCTTTATCGGCTGAACCGGGATTTTAACTATAGGATATACCGTTAAATTTGTAAACTATTACCGATGAAAACCATCTTGAACTACAGGATTCGGGTTAACACAGGCTGCGCGGTGCTTTTGTTGGCGCTTCTTTCCCCGGGCGCGCATTGTCAGCAGAAAATTGAAAAACGTCTGACTGGCCTTGAAGTCAGGGTGGTCAAGGTGGAAAAACGAGTCACCAGGCTTGAAAGCGGAAAAACCGCCCCACGGGCCTCAGATAAAATACCGCCCAAGCCTATAACGGCGACGTTTATCAAGAAAGAAAATATCATGGGCGGCAACAGGGTGGGCGTGAAGCTTTTTGTGGAACTTGAAAACGTCACGAACCGCCGCTTTGAGTCTTTCAGCGGCAAGATAGTGTTCATGGACGGCAACGGGCAGTTAATTTACGCTAAAAAATATTCCCGCGAAGAAGTGTTTGAGGGCGGGGAAAGAATAACTCTCGCCGTGGCCGTCACCGACAGCCGCATGAAGACCTACCTTAAATTACTGAAAGTAAAAGTGATCACTGCCGATTTTACGGAACAGAAATTCAACTAAGGCTACTGGTTATTACTCAGGGTCACATCTCTATAAAAATTTTGAAACATATGGAAGACTCCGTCACATCGGCTTGCTGGGCCTGCGCCGGGATAATAGCCCCTGAGGACAATTATTGCCGTTTCTGCGGAAAGGGGCAGGGAAAGTGTGTTCCCTGGTATTATAAGCACTGGGGTATAATAACGCTGACGTTATTGGCTATGGGGCCGTTCAGTATTGTTTTTGTTTGGAAATCTCCGCTTTTGTCCCGCCGGGCCAAATGGGCGTATACAGTCGTGATAGCGGCTCTGACATGGTATATAGTGTCGAAGATCTACGGTTTCTGGTGCATGCTGTCCGGGATGCTGAACCCCGTGATGTATCCTGGCAGCATATTGGGAATTTAAGCTAAAAAATAAACGACCTTAGCCTTTTCCGGTTTATCCCGCACTTTGGGCTGTCGGAAAAAGTGCGGGGTTTACTTTGCCGGCGGGACCAGCTTTTGGGCCTCAGCTTCTATCTTCTGAATATCTTCCGCGGTTTTTGCCTGCGGCCGGTCAAATCTATAGCTTTCAGGCATTTTCCATGGCTCGCCCCGGACAACGCCGCTTGTAAGGGCGCGCAGTCCGTGGGCCGGAATAGTGATCGTGAACCTGCCTTTCCCCCTCTTGCCGGCGACAGTGAAGGTCTCGCCGCTATAAAGGTCGATGTAATTGCCCGGAGGCAGAACGCTCAAAGTGACAGAGGCCCCGTTCTGCTCCTTATTCAGGAACACGAAAACAGATTCTCCGTTATATTCGCGCTTAAAAACATACTGGTCCTTTGAACCGTACAGCCGGGTCTGAACGCCCTTCTGTAAAGCGGGGTTCGCGCGCCGCACGGCATTGAGCTTTTGCAGATGAAGATAGACCGGGTTCGTTTTTGAGGCTTTTATTCCGTCCACTCCCAGGTATTTTCTGTTATCCGGGTCGCTGCCCCCCACCATCTGCACTTCGGTGCCGTAATAAACGCAGGGGATGCCGCGCGCGGTAAAATAAAAATTCAGCCCGTCAAAATACTGCTCGGTCGTTGCCGAACTGCCGTCCCAGCCGGGGCCGTTGAACCGGGGTTTGTCGTGATTGTCCAGGAAAGTCACCAGGTAAGTGGCGTCCTTGTATTTGGGGTCGTTCCTCAGGACATTGTCCACCTGATTGTAATCCCCGCCCTTGAACACCTGTTCAAACTGGCCCCACGAGCTCATGGCGGAGCCCGGCATGTCCAGCACGCTCATGGCCGAGTTCATCGGGTCGCCGGGAGCGAGGTTCGTGTAGCTGGCCAGCCAGTTGAAATCGCCGTTGGTCCACACCTCGCCGAACATAAAAAAATCCTTCCGGTTCTTGTGCATTTCGCCGGTGAAAGTCTTCCAGAATTCCGGCTTCATCCAGGCTACGGTGTCTATCCTGAAAGCGTCCACGCCCATGTTCTGATAACCCTTGTAGATGTCCACCAGCCATTGCGCTGTTTCCGGATTATCTTCGTTAAGGTCCAAAAGGTCCGCCACGGTGGGTCCGCCGTGATGGAACCAGTTCTGTTTGTCGTCGTAGAAATCAAACATCTTCCCGAGGCCGAAAACCTTGCCCCTGCTGTTATGCCATTGTATGGACGGATTCGTGTCTACGCCGTGGCCGTGGTTCGGCACTATATCCTGTATCAATTTCATCCCCTTGGCGTGCACGGCGCTGATAAGGTCCGCGTAAGAAACATCCTTTGATTCCAGGTGCTGGTCTATCTTTGAAAAATCCCAGCCCCAGTAACCGTGATACCCCGCCGCGTCATAGGAGCCGCTTGAGTTCATATACCTGCCGGGAGGCTGCATAACAGGCGGGGTAATCCAGACAGCCGTGAATCCCATGTCCTTAATATGGTCCAGGTTTTGTATCAGTCCTTTAAAGTCGCCTCCCTGATAGTATTTCAGGTTCCCCGGCTGGTATTCATCGCCGTAAATGTTGTTATTGGCCTTGTCGCCGTCCACGAATCTGTCGGTCATAACGAAGTAAATGGTTTCGTCCCGGAAGTCCCATTTATTGGCGCGAGCGTCTTTTGAAAAAGCGGGAGCAAGAAAGCCCGCAAGCGATAATAAAACCAGCAGCGCTTTGTTTTTCATTCATTCACCCCTGATCCGCGATATGCAGATTATTCTATTATATTTGACAGCCTTTCGAACTCTCCATAATGACAGATAGAATATTTTCACTTTTTTCCTACGGCGATGTCCTTCAGCTGTTTGAAGGCGGGAGAACCGCCGGCGCTTGCAGAAACCGGCTCTGATTTGGCCTGCCGCATGGCTTTGAGAGCGAGGTCAAGAGCGGCGGAGGATTTCTGCGCCCAGGCGGTGTTGTTCCAGAACCAGTAGCAGCTGGTCTCGGCCATGGCGAAATAATCCCAGGCCAGGGCTTTCTGCTGTTCCGGGGCAGCGGCCTGAAGGGCGGTCAACTGCTGCCTGACCTGGTTGACTTTGTCCCACATCTGCTTGTGCACCGCGCTGCTGTCCCAGGTTGAAAGGTCTATGTGCGCGCCACCGACTCCCCAGGAACCGCGCTCTACCGCAATGACGTCGGAAGGAGTATAGACGTTTTTGAGATATTCGGATATCGTGGCCAGCTTTACCCAGCTGTTCTGCGGGGCCTTCAGCGCGTCCAGAAGATTGGGCCAGAACCAGTCGTAGTAGCCGCCGCCCGCCTGCCTCATCCAGCCGTTGTCTCCGTCGGTGACTATTACTACAAGGAAAGGCCTTGCGGGGTCGGTGTTCCATTTCTGTATCTGGGCCAGCTGTTGAAGAAGATAATCCGAGCTTATGCCGTCGCTCTGATTGGAGCCCAGCCAGTGTTCGCGCGGTATCACGATGAATTTTACTCCGCCGGAATCGGAAAGATGCGGCCTGAAAGCGGCCTCCGAGTATTCCCTGCTCCATTTATCCTTGTTCGGCAGGTTCATAATATGGAAACTGTCGAACAGCGACCATTGAAAGCCCAACTCCTTAAGCCAGGGAGTTATTGAAGTGTCAAAAGCAATTTCAGGCGGGAAGAAGCCTTTTGGAACGGTCTGAAAGCGGTCCTGGACCACCGGCAGCAGTTTTTTTACCTGCAGCTCCGCGTCCTGTTTGGTTATAAGCGGGAAGATGGGATGATAATAACCGTCCGATATCATCTCAAGGCGGCCGGTCTTTACCGCGGTTTTATAATCGTTCCATATTCCGTCAAGCGGTGTGCCTTTTGAATTAAAGCCGTTCTTCGCCAGAAAATCCAGCTGTTCTATAAGCGAGCCGGTGAAATGCACGGTGAGTTTGGCTTCGGGGTTGTTGTTTATTATGGTCGCGGGCCTGCGGTAGCAGAAGCCGGTTTCGTCAAATACCTGCCTGACGCTGAAGTTTGAATCCGGGTCGGTGTTCATGTTGAAGTAATCCCAGTTGATGGGAACGCCGGGATTATAGATAGGCTGGTGCATATGCAGAACGAACGCCAGATACAGCGGCACCTGAGGCGCGCTTTGGGCGGAAGCGCCGGTTAACGGCAGGATGGAAAATAGAGCCAGCGGGAAAAGCAGCGATTTTTTTATGGTATTTGTTACACGCATTCACAAACCTCCAGTCCGTAAATTATGAACAGCCGGAAGAAGCCCCTTTAAGAAGCCGACTGCGCTGAATACTCGCGCACGGCAGCTATTATTGCAGCCGGCATTATGCCGTTTATTTTTTTATAGTTTTCCCCCTATATTTACCCAATAGTCTAGCCTGCGCCTTGATCGAAGTCATGGGCCATCGGTCCTACTCACCCGCTGTTTTTGGACCTACTTTATGAAGAAAGGCTGAAGGCTGAAGACTGAAGGGTGAGGCAAAAAACATCAGTCGTCAGCCGGAAGCGGGTTTATGGATCGATTGCGGCGATCTCATAAGGCCACTTCAGGGGACCTGTTATCGTTGCCATCCCGCCGTTGACCGGCATGGATGTGAAATCGCTCGTTGGCAGCGACACGTAGATATAATGGTTGCCTTCGCGGCCCTTGGAGTCTATTTCGTAGAGGTTGAGCCTGGTGCAGGGGACCTTATGGCCGTTGACCGTTTTAGTGCCCGAGTGGACATTAGCGACCATGCCCGTCACCTGTACTTCCGTGCCTACATACAGCTTTGAGTTGGCGTGGACGGCAGCCACTGTTAAAGCTGTCTGGGCCCGCACTCCGATGAGGATGAAGAAAACTATGGCTCCCGACAGCCCGCCGATGAGGGCGGTCTTGTACCATGGAATTGAGACTTTTGTTTTCATGAGACCTCCAGTACGATTTATGCGACCATTTTCAGGGGACATAAACAATTTAGCGTGAACTTTTCTCCGATACGAGTTCCACTACTTCACCTAAAAGTTGCTGAAACACGCTGCTACCCACTATGATAATAAAAAAAACCGGGGGCGTTTACAACTTGTGCGCGCTTCCGGAGCAGACGGGGACGCGCGCGGCGGCAAGGAGTTTTTTGTAGCGCGCAAGCGGTTCCTGAAGGCCTTTTATTGAAGCCTCCCAGAAGGCGGGGCTGCCGAGATCGGCGCCAAGGCTGCGCCGGGCCACGTTTTCCACGGTATCCGAGCCGGTCAGCCGCAGGAAGGCCTCGTATTTAGGCAGGAAGGACGGGCCTTCGGCCTTGAATTTTCTGAAAAGCGTGGCCGCAAGCAGGAAGCCGAAGGTGTAAGGAAAGTTATAAAAAGACACGCCGGTCATATAAAAATGCAGTTTTGAGGCCCAGAACAGCGGGTCTTCCCCGCCTGGCTCAAGCGCGTCACCGAAAACGCGCCGCTGGGCGGAAGTCATAAGTTCTTTCAGACGCGCCACTGAAACTTCACCTTTGCGCCGTTCTTCGTGGAAGGCCTTTTCAAACTCAAAGCGCACGGTTATATCCAGTATGGTGACGGCCGCTCCGGTAAGGTATTCGTCCAGCATCATGAGTTTTTGCGTATCGCTTACTTCAGGGTCGGCCTGCACGCCCTCGGCCAGTATATGTTCGCCGAAAATGGAAGCTGTTTCGGCCAGCGTCATGGGGTATTCCCTGGCCCAGGGCCGCATTTCCTTCAGCAGGTGGCTGTGCCAGGCGTGCCCGATTTCGTGCGCTATCGTGTTCACGTCGCCCAGCGAACCGTTGAAGGTCATGTAAACCTGCTGCTCCCCGGTTAAATTTGAACCGGTACAAAAAGCGCCGGGCCGCTTGCCGCCGCGCGACTCGGACTCAAGGCGGCGATGCGCGAGGAAGTCCTTATAGTAGCGGGCGAGTGCCGGATAAGACTGATTAAAAGCCGCCGAAACTTTGGCGGAGCCCTCTTCCCAGGTATAGAGTTTGGAATCTTTCATCGGCAGGGGAGCCTCGCGCTCGAAGAAGGCTATTCCCTTGCGGTCCATAGCTCCGGCTTTAACGCGCAGTATCTCGCGCACGGAATCTATGTTCCTGTATACCGCCGCGTACATGGCGTCAAGGGTGCCGCGCTTTATGCCGGAGCCGAAAAGCGCCTGATCCAAAAAATGTTTTATCCCGCGATGCCGGTAAAGGGTAAGCCGTGTGCCTGAAATGGCGTTTAAGGCGGCTGCGCAAGTGTCTTCTATGCCGGCCCAGGCAATGTTTCCCCCCTCAAAAGCGGCGCGGCCCACCTTGCGGTCCGCGTCCGACATAAGGGCGCGCCAGCGCGAGACGGGCAGGCGTTCTTTGCGCCCGTCGGGCCAGACCATGTCGAACTGAAGTTTGCCTGAAATTTTGCTGTAGAGCCGGTCCCAGGACTGAAAACCGTCCACGCCAAGGTCGGCCGCCAGTTTTTCCTCGGTCGGGCCCATGGTGTGTTTCGCCTGCTCGCGCACGCGAGCGAGGGAATGCCGCACTGGCGCGAGTTTTTCGCGCTTTGTAAAAGCGGTAAAAATATTTCCAGGGACATTCTTGAAAGCCCGCAGCAGGTCCACTCCGAATTTTGCATATTCCGCCGCGAGCGAGTATAGTTTTGCGCTTTCAGCTGAGTATTCCTCATTGTCCGCGTGAGCGGATTCAAGGCAGGTTACGTAGGAAATAATATGGCCCAGCCGGGTTTCAACATTTTCTGCAGTAAGCAGAAGCTTTTCCCAGTCAGCGGCGGTTTTTGCCGAGAGCGGGGCCAGTTTTGCCGCTTTTTTCTGCAGCGCGGCCACGTCGGCCGCCAGTTTTTTCTTAAACTTGAGCATTTCAGGCCCGTTGAATTCAGGGAAATAACTTTTAAGGTCCCATCGCACTCCCTGCGTTATAATTGTCATGTAATGTCCCTTTGCGGTAATCTTTCAGTACATATAATACAATACTCCCCCGTCCGAAGAAAGTCCATAACAAAACAAAATCGCCCGACTGCTACTAACTTCCGCAATGAGACCCCCTGCTGTTTAAGCGCGATTTATGAAAACTTGGCGGGTGGTTATGTTGGGGGCGGTTGGTGTTAAATAAGTCGCGATTCACTATTTGGAGCGGGTGGCGGGGGAGCTGGGTTAGCAAAACCGTCCGGAGGCCGAGACTTGCATAAGCGGCGAGGCCGAGGAACGGAAGGGCGGGCACGGTGAGGTCCGGCTTTAGGCCGTCTGATGGGCATAGCCCGTGAAACGGCACGGCCATAGGCCAGAGCGAAGCATAATTATGCTTCGCGTCCGGGCCGCAAGGGCGGAGGCGGTTCCCTGCGCAGCAGAACCGCCGAGCCGGGGTCGCGGAAAACAGCTATGCGGTTTATCCGTGACTGTCCCGACCCTGGTTTTGCGTTCCAGTCGCCCGACAGGACCCGCGAACCCTAAATTTGGCTGCGAGAACACCCAAAACCCAGCATGCTATCGTCGTGAGGACCTTTTATTTTCGGAGAGGGCAATTTCAATCCAGGTAATCGTCTTTCTTTTTTTTCATGAAGCGGGCGAACCAGCTTCCCGGCGCCGGTTTTTTTTGCTGTTCCTGGCGGGGCTGTTGCCCTTGGCGTTGTCCGCCGGACTGCCATTCCGGACGCATGCGGCTTCCGCCCTGGCCGCGGTTGCGGCGGGCAGGCGGGCGCGGGCCGTGCGGGCGGCCATGGCTGCGCGGTTCGTCAAAATAAGGGGAAGCCTCAACACGGTGCCCGCCCGGCGCGGTAAACCTGAAATTTCCGCTTTGATCTCTGCCCCGCGCTTTTGGGGCAATCTGTTGGTGTGTGGGGTTATAAACGGGGCGACCAGCCCTGCTTTCTGTGCCAAAAGTGCGGGGCCTGCTCCGCTCGTTTGGAGCGTTATGCGGGCGTGTGTAATTATGGGCGGGGCCTGACTGCCGGCGATAAGGCGCCGCCGGGGTCCTTGTATTGTCCGAAGGCCTGCGCTGTCCCTGATATTGAGGAGCCCTTTTTTGAAAGTGGCTTTGTGCCGGCGGTCGCGGGGGATTGGGCCGCTGCGCAGGTTTTGAAACGGGCGCCGACGGATTTAATTGTATGACCGGGGCTTTGGGTTTCGCCGGAGTGCGGGCAATCGGAGCGAGTTTCGGCAGAGGCAAAACGGGCAGTATAGTCCGGAGAAGCCGTTCTATGGCTTTCAGGTCGCCGCGCTGGTCGGGCGTGGCGAAAGAAATGGCGTGGCCGGGCTGGCCCGCCCGGCCGGTGCGGCCTATGCGATGAACATAATTTTCATTTTCGTCCGGCAGGTCGTAGTTTATTACCAGCTCGATGCCGATAACGTCTATGCCGCGGGCGGCAATATCCGTGGCCACCAGCACGCGGTAGCGGCCAGTTTTAAATCCGTCCAGGGCCTCCTTCCGCTGGTTAAGGGAACGGTTGGAATGGATTTCCGCCGCGTTGTAGCCGCTTTCGCGGATGTTCTGCACTATCCTGTGAGCGCTGCGCTTGGTGCGCACGAAAAGAAGAACGCTGCCGCCGTATTGCCCTAAAATAGTGGTAAGCAGCGCCGCCTTTTCGGCTTTTGAAACCATGAAAACTTCCTGTTTTGTCTTTTCTATCGCGGTGCCAGGCCTGGCTACTTCCACTCTGAGAGGCAGTTTCATGCGGGCGGCGGCGAGCTTCATTATCCCGTCGGGCATGGTGGCCGAGAACAGCATTGTCTGGCGGTCTTTGGGCACCTGCTCAAGTATGCGGTTTATCTGCGGGGCAAAGCCCATGTCGAACATGCGGTCCGCTTCGTCCAGTATGAGCACGCAGACATCGTCAAGGCGCACGGTGCGCTGCTGCATGTGGTCGATAAGCCGGCCGGGCGTGGCTATTATCACGCGCGGTTTTTTGCGCAGGTCCTGCTGCTGGCGGCTTATGGACTCTCCGCCGATTATCACGGAAGTCTGGATACCCGCGAGCGAAGCGAATTGTTTAAACACCTCGTTTACCTGCAAAGCCAGTTCCCGGGTCGGGACAAGAACAAGGCCCCTGCCTTTAAGTCCCGCCAGGCGCTGAAGCACGGGTATGGCAAACGCTATGGTCTTGCCCGTGCCGGTCTGGGCGATGCCCACAAGATCCTTTCCTTCAAGGGCGGGCGGGATGGCTCTTGCCTGTATGGGCGTGGGCGTTTTAAACTTCAGCGCGTCAAGCGCGGCTAAAAGTTTAGGGGCTATTCCAAGCCCGTAGAAACCTGCTGAATCGTTTTTTTCGTTTTCGGTCATAATTAAGCGGCAAATACTAAGCAAGCAAATAGCAAATAGTTAATAGTGAACATTAAAGTTTCTCCGGCTGCTACTATTCGCCATTTGCTTTTATCTTTCCACCTGAACAGTTCCTAAGGGTTCAGTTTCCGCAGCAGCTCGGCGGTGACTATAAGGCGATAGCTGTTGAGAGCGGCCGGAGTGCTGTTGCGGCCCTTGGGGGACACTTTTTCAAAGCCGAAGCGCAAATGACAGCAGGTGGTCACTAAATTCCCGTCCTCGCAGGCGTACCATATTTCCCTGGCCCCGTTTTCAATGGCGTAGCGGATGCGCGACGCCGTAAGGGCCTTGGCTATGCCGCGCTCTCTCCATTCAGGTTTTACCCGCAGACCGTCCAGCGTCCACCGCGAGCGCTTTTTATAAACTACCGAGTGTCCCACTATACCGCCGCCGCAATAGGCCGCGAAATAGGCGTGGGGCATGGCAAGGGTGGGCTTTGGCGGAGGAGAATCGCGGTAAAAGGCGTCAAACTGCTTTTTCCACGCCGCGTCTTCCACGGCCACCCTGCGTATTTCCACTATTTCTTTTTCCGGTTTCATAACTTAAGTATAGCGGCCCCCGGCCTTAAACGGCTGTGTCAACGGCTCTATTTTGCTTTGGGCCTTTAGGGCCCGCAACAGAATAATATGAGCATTTGGAGGCCCAGATTTGAGCCGGATGCAAGGCGCGACGAGGGAGCATAGCGGTGTCTATGTGACTGAGGAGCAACGCGGCAGCCGGTTCAAAGATGGGCCTCCCCCTGGGGGCTGGCCGCTTTTGGGCTGCGCCTTTGCGGCGTTCCGCTAACGTACATGTAGTACGCGTCGCTTCACGCCGCTTCGGCTCGCTCCAAAATCGACTCAGCCAAATGTCCATATTATTCTGTTGCGGGCCCCTTAGCTCATGTGTAGTGGGGCCAACGGCTCTTGCGGCTCACTAAAAGGCTATTTTGTTCTGTACATGCTGCGGCGCTTCATGCGGAAGCTGGTGGGCAGGTTTTTGGGGCTTGCTCCGCCTCCGCCTCCCCTGAAACCTCCCCGCCCGCCGGTGTTCTTGGACTGGGGAGGCAGGCCTATCAGCTTCGCGGCTGGAATTTCGGGATGGGATACTATATTGATCTGCATTCTTATGAGTCGTTCAATATTGCGCAGGTCTGTTTCCTGTTCGGGGGTCACGAACGAAATGGCGTGGCCCGCCTTACCGGCGCGGCCGGTGCGGCCTATACGGTGCACATAGCTTTCATCGTCGTCGGGCAGGTCGTAATTCAGCACTATTTCTATGCCTACTACATCTATGCCGCGCGCGGCTATGTCGGTGGCCACCAGAATGCGGTATTTGCCGGTTTTAAATCCCTCAAGGGCTTCTTTGCGCTGGCCCAGAGTGCGGTCGGAATGAATTTCCGCCACGCTGTGGCCCATGTCGCGGATATCGCGTGTGATGTCGCACGCGTTATATCGGGTGCGCACGAACAGCAGCACGGTGCCCCAATACTTATCCAGCAGCTTTGAAAGCAAAGCCGGCTTGAGGCCGCGGTTGACCACATAAACTTCCTGCACGACATTTTCCACCACGGTGCCGGAGCGGGCCACTTCCACGCGGGTGGGAAGCTTCATGTATTTGGCGGCGAGTTTCATTATTTCATCCGGCATGGTGGCGGAGAACAGCATGGTTTGGCGTTCTTTCGGCACATATTGCAGTATGCGGTTTATCTGAGGGGCGAATCCCATGTCGAACATACGGTCGGCTTCATCCAGAACCAGCACCTGAACGTCATCCAGTTTTACCGTGTTCTGCTGAACATGGTCGAGCAGGCGGCCGGGAGTGGCCACAATAACGCGCGGTTTCTTTTTAAGGGCGGTAAGCTGGCCGGAGATGTTTTCCCCTCCTATAAGCACCACGGAGGTCATTCCCAGAAGCGGAGCGAATTGTTTATACACTTCGTTCACCTGTATGGCCAGTTCGCGCGTGGGCACAAGTATCAGCCCCTTGCCCGGCTTGGCGGCCAGCGTCTGTATCATCGGAATGGCGAACGCTATGGTTTTGCCGGTACCGG
The genomic region above belongs to Elusimicrobiota bacterium and contains:
- a CDS encoding DEAD/DEAH box helicase produces the protein MTENEKNDSAGFYGLGIAPKLLAALDALKFKTPTPIQARAIPPALEGKDLVGIAQTGTGKTIAFAIPVLQRLAGLKGRGLVLVPTRELALQVNEVFKQFASLAGIQTSVIIGGESISRQQQDLRKKPRVIIATPGRLIDHMQQRTVRLDDVCVLILDEADRMFDMGFAPQINRILEQVPKDRQTMLFSATMPDGIMKLAAARMKLPLRVEVARPGTAIEKTKQEVFMVSKAEKAALLTTILGQYGGSVLLFVRTKRSAHRIVQNIRESGYNAAEIHSNRSLNQRKEALDGFKTGRYRVLVATDIAARGIDVIGIELVINYDLPDENENYVHRIGRTGRAGQPGHAISFATPDQRGDLKAIERLLRTILPVLPLPKLAPIARTPAKPKAPVIQLNPSAPVSKPAQRPNPPRPPAQSHFQKRAPQYQGQRRPSDNTRTPAAPYRRQSGPAHNYTRPHNAPNERSRPRTFGTESRAGRPVYNPTHQQIAPKARGRDQSGNFRFTAPGGHRVEASPYFDEPRSHGRPHGPRPPARRNRGQGGSRMRPEWQSGGQRQGQQPRQEQQKKPAPGSWFARFMKKKKDDYLD
- a CDS encoding GNAT family N-acetyltransferase produces the protein MKPEKEIVEIRRVAVEDAAWKKQFDAFYRDSPPPKPTLAMPHAYFAAYCGGGIVGHSVVYKKRSRWTLDGLRVKPEWRERGIAKALTASRIRYAIENGAREIWYACEDGNLVTTCCHLRFGFEKVSPKGRNSTPAALNSYRLIVTAELLRKLNP
- a CDS encoding DEAD/DEAH box helicase, encoding MIKRFISMMKGKAKVSVPVPGFYGLGIAPKLLEALDRMKFVEPTPIQKQAIPIACSGNDMVGIAQTGTGKTIAFAIPMIQTLAAKPGKGLILVPTRELAIQVNEVYKQFAPLLGMTSVVLIGGENISGQLTALKKKPRVIVATPGRLLDHVQQNTVKLDDVQVLVLDEADRMFDMGFAPQINRILQYVPKERQTMLFSATMPDEIMKLAAKYMKLPTRVEVARSGTVVENVVQEVYVVNRGLKPALLSKLLDKYWGTVLLFVRTRYNACDITRDIRDMGHSVAEIHSDRTLGQRKEALEGFKTGKYRILVATDIAARGIDVVGIEIVLNYDLPDDDESYVHRIGRTGRAGKAGHAISFVTPEQETDLRNIERLIRMQINIVSHPEIPAAKLIGLPPQSKNTGGRGGFRGGGGGASPKNLPTSFRMKRRSMYRTK